The Pseudoxanthomonas sp. SL93 genome segment TGGTGCGTGCCCTTGGGCAGCAGGCGCGCGATGTATTCCGCGCCGACGATGGCCAGTGCGAAGGCGGCCGGTGTGCGGTTCAGCGTGGACAGGAAAAGCCGGCCACCGGGTTTCAGCAGCGTGTGGCAGGCACGGATGATGGAAGCCGGATCCGGCACGTGCTCCAGCATTTCCATGCAGGTGACCACGTCGAAACTGCCAGGACGCTCTTCTGCCAGCGATTCGACGGAACGCAGCTGGTAGTCCACCTGCACGCCCGACTCCAGCTTGTGCAGGCGGGCGATCTTGACCAGTTCGGGGGCCAGGTCGATGGCGGTGACCTGCGCACCTTCGCGCGCCAGCGCCTCGCTCAGCAACCCACCACCACAGCCCACATCCAGCGCGGCAACGCCGGACAGGCGGGCACGATCGCGCACGTACTGCAGTCGCACGGGATTGAGCGCATGCAGCGCCTTCTGCGGGCCATCGGTATCCCACCAGCGATGGGCGAGCGAACCGAACTTGTCGAGTTCTTCCTGGCGGAAGTTGCCTTCGTCGGGCGAGGTCGTGGTCGTCATGCCGCTATTGTAGGGCGACGCCGGCTTTACCGTCCTTCACCCGGGGTCTGTTTCCGGCAGTCCACGCCTCGCGGCGCGGCGCGAGACGGTGCAGAGGCCCGCAGACGTCAGGACAAGCGGATGCCGGCGATCCGTTCGCGCCACTGCCGTGCATTGGCGAGGACGCCCGCCATGTCGATGCCGACCAGTTCGCGCTGCGCCAGCTTCGGCTGTCCGGCGATCCACACGTCGGTGACCTGCTGGCGGCCGGTGGCGTAGATCAGCTGCGAGATCACGTGGTGCAGCGGCTGGGTTTCCAGCGCCGACAGGTCAACGCAGGCCAGGTCGGCCTGCTTGCCCGGCTCGATGGAGCCGACCAGATGGTCGAACCCGATCGCCTTGGCGCCGCCCAGCGTGGCCGCCCGCAGCGCGGTGGCGGCGTCGAAGCCGGCCGCGTCCTGCGCCACCGCCTTGGCGAGCAGGGCCGCGGTGCGGGTTTCGCTGAACATGTCCAGGTCGTTGTTGCTGGCGCAGCCGTCCGTACCGATGGCCACGTTCACCCCTGCGCGCTCCAGCGCGCAGGCGGGGCAGAAGCCCGATGCCAGTTTCAGGTTCGACTCCGGGCAATGCACCACGCTGACGCCGCGCTCGGCGCACAGGTGGATCTCGGCGTCGGTCAGCTGGGTCATGTGCACCGCGATCAGGCGGTCGTTGAACAGACCCAGCCGGTCGAGCCGCGCGATGGGGCGCTGGCCGTACTGTTCCTGCGACTGCTGCACTTCCTGCGCGGTCTCGTGCAGGTGCAGGTGCACCGGCAGGTCCAACTGGTCGGCCAGCATGCGGACGCGCTCGAAATTGGCATCGTTGACCGTGTACGGCGCATGCGGGGCGAAAGCGGTCGCGATGAGCGCGTCATCGCGCCACTGGTCGTGCACTTCGCCCGCGCGTTCGAAATACTCGTCGTCGCTCTTGGCCCACGCGGTTGGGAAATCGATCACCGGCAGGCCCACGCGCGCGCGGAAGCCGTGGCGCTTGTAGGTGGCGGCCTGCACGTCCGGGAAGAAGTAGTTCTCGTTGACGCAGGTGGTGCCCCCGCGCAGCATCTCGGCGATGGCCAAGCTGATGCCGTCGGCGACGAAATCCGGCGAGATCACCGCCGCTTCGATCGGCCAGATGTGCTGCTGCAGCCACACCTTCAACGGCAGGTCGTCGGCGACACCGCGCAGCAGCGTCATCGGGTTGTGGGTATGCGTGTTGACCAGCCCCGGGATCAGCGCCGCCTCGGGGCGGGAGACCACCTGGCGGGGCTGGAAGCGCGCGCGCGCTTCGCCGATGGGCAGCACCGCGACGATCCGGCCGTCGCGGACGGCGACGGCATGGTCTTCCAGCACCACCCCGTGCGGCACCACCGGCACCACGAAGCCGGCTTCGATCAACAGGTCGCAGGCGTCAAGGGTGCGGTCGCTCATGGTGCCTCGTGGTCAGAAACCCAGGGTATACGTCAGTCCGATGGCGCCGGCGCCGAACAGCAGCCAGCACAGCAGCATCAGGGCCAGCGCGCGGCCGTAGCCCAGCCGCGGCACGCTGGGAAAGAGCCGCGGCAGGGTCAGGTTCCAGCAGATCATCACGCCCAGGCCGGCGATCAGTACGCCGACAGCCCAGACGCCAAGATAAAGCGCAAGCTGTTCCATCACTTCACGCGGCTGACGTATTCGCCGGTACGGGTGTCGACCTTGATGATTTCTTCCTGGCCGACGAACAGCGGCACGCGCACGACCGCGCCCGTTTCCAGCGTGGCCGGCTTGCCACCGGTGCCGGCGGTATCGCCCTTGACGCCCGGGTCGGTCTCGGTGATCTGAAGCTCGACGAAGTTCGGCGGCGTCACCTGGATCGGGTTGCCGTTCCACAGCGTGACCACGCAGTCTTCCTCGCCCTTCAGCCACTTCTCGGCGCCGCCCATGCCGGCCTTGTCGGCTTGCACCTGCTCGAAGGTTTCCTGCTGCATGAAGTGCCAGTACTCGCCATCCGTGTACAGGTACTGCATGTCGGTATCCACCACGTCCGCGGCCTCGACCGAGTCGGTGCTCTTCATGGTGATTTCCTGCACGCGGCCGCTCTTGATCAGGCGGTACTTCACGCGGGTGAAGGCCTGGCCCTTGCCGGGCTTGACGTACTCGGTGTCGCTGATGATTGCCGGTTCGTTGTTGATCAGGATCTTCATCCCGTTCTTGACGTCGTTCATGCCGTAACTGGCCATGCTGGAACTCCTGGGGTGTGGCGAACCCGCCGCACAGGGCGGCCGGCCGGTTAGAATTGGGGACCCCGCCGCGACCGGCGGGTGTTTGTTTTCTGGCCCGACATGATAACCGCTGCCCCCAGCCCCCGACAGCCTGCCCCCCTGACGCCGCCCCGGTGGCAGCAGGCGTGGCGCGATGCCGTGCGCGATCCGCGCGAGCTGCTGGCGCTGCTGGGGCTGGAGGCACTGGCCGGACGCATTTCCGACGAGGCCGCCGCCCAGTTCCCGCTGCGGGTACCGCGGGGTTTCGTCGCCCGCATGCGGCACGGCGATGCCGCCGACCCATTACTGCGCCAGGTACTGCCGCTGGACGATGAAATGCGCCCGGTTCCCGGCTTTGGCCTGGACGCGGTGGGCGACGCAGCGGCAAAGAAGGCCACCGGCGTCATCCAGAAATACCAGGGCCGCGCGCTGCTGGTGGCCACCGGCAGTTGTGCGGTGAACTGCCGCTACTGCTTCCGCCGCCACTTCCCGTATGCCGAGGAAACCGCCGCGCGCGATGGCTGGCGCGACGCCGTTGCGCTGATCCGCGCCGACTCCGGCATCGACGAGGTGCTGCTGTCCGGCGGTGATCCGCTGTCGCTGGCCACGCCCAAGCTGGCCGAACTGACCGATGCGCTGGCCGGCATCCCGCACCTCAGGCGCCTGCGCATCCACAGCCGGCTGCCGGTGGTGCTGCCGGAGCGGATCGACGACGGGCTGCTGGCCTGGCTGTCCTCGCTGCCGTGGCCGGTTGCGCTGGTCATCCACGCCAACCACGCCAACGAGTTCGATGCCGGCGTCGATGCCGCCCTTGCCCGCCTGCGCCAGGCTGGCGTGCACCTGCTCAACCAGGCCGTGCTGCTGCGCGGCGTCAACGACAGCGTGGACGCGCTGGCGGCGCTGAGCGAGCGCTGCTTCGCCGCCGGCGTGCTGCCGTACTACCTGCATCAGCTGGACCGCGTGGCCGGCGTGGCGCATTTCGAAGTGGACGACGACCGCGCCCGCGACCTGCACGCCGCGCTGGCGGCCCGCCTGTCCGGCTACCTGGTGCCGCGGCTGGTCCGCGAGGTCCAGGGCGACACCGGCAAGCGCCCCCTGTAACCGGGCGCTTGCCGCCACGCGCGGGACTTTCCTGCGCTTCTGCGACCGCCGCATTGGACGCTTCACGTCCCTTTCGTGTATTAAACGCGCTCCCCAGGCGGACACGTTGCATGCAGATCGGCAAAGACACCACGCTACGACTGACCCTGGTTGACGACAGTGGCGAGGATGCGGAAGCCGTCGTCAGCGCCTTGCGCAACAGCGGCATCGCGGTCCGCCCGCTGCGCCCGCTGGACCCCGCCGAACTGCAGCAGATGGTCGCCGGCCAGCCGATGGACCTGGTCCTGGCGTCGCGCGCGGCCAAGGGCATCCCGCTGGCCTCTGTGCTGTCGCAGGTGGACGCCAGCGGCAAGGACATCCCGGTGATCGTGCTGGCCGATGCCGTGACCGAGGCCGACCTGCTGGCCGACCAGGCCGCCGGCGCCCGCGCGGTCGCCCTGCGCGGCAAGTTCGACCACCTGCTGGCCGTGCTTCGCCGCGAATGGTCCGACCTGGACGCGCGCCGCTCGCAGCGCCGCCTGGAAGGCCAGCTGCGCGAAACCGAGCGTCGATGCGACGCGCTGATCTCGTCCTCGCGCGACCCCATCGCCTACATCCACGAAGGCATGCACATCCGGGCCAACGACGCCTACCTTGAGATGTTCGGCTTCGAATCCTTCGAGGACGTGGAAGGCCTGTCGCTGCTGGACCTGATCGGCCCGCAGTACGTCAACGACTTCAAGGCCCTGCTGAAGAAGCTCAGCAAGGGCGAACCGCCGCCGCCGCGCTTCGAACTGGAAGCGCGCAGCATGGACGGCGACAGTTTCCCCGCCACGCTCGAGTTCGCCACCGCCACCTACGAAGGCGAGGCCTGCGTGCAGGTGGTGTTCCGCCGCCGCGAGGAGTTCGACCCCGAGCTGGCGCGCGAAGTGGAAGACCTGCGCCAGCGCGACATGGTCACTGGCCTGATGAACCGCCCCACGTTCCTGCGCGAACTGGAAACCGCGGTGGCGCAGGTCGCCCGGGGCGAAGACCAGTTCGCCCTGCTGCTGATCGAACCGGACCACTACCAGCGCCTGCTGCAGGACATCGGCATCGACTCGGCCGACGCCCTGGTGGCGGCACTGGCGGCACGCCTGTCGGAAAAACTGGAAGGCGCCACCACCGCCGCGCGTTTCGGCGAGCGCACCTTCGCCGTGCTGCTGCAGGGCAACCATGCGCACACGGCGGCCCTGGCCGAGAAACTGCGTGCCTCGTTCGCTTCCCACGTGTTCAACGTCGGCGAGCGCTCGGCGTCGGTGACGGCCAGCATCGGCGGCGTGCAGATCGGCGAGAAGATCGCCAGCGTCGGCCAGGTGCTGACGCGCGCCACGGATACCCTGCAGACCGCCACCAACCTGGGCGGCAACCGGTTCGAGATCTTCGACCCCGGCGCGGTCGACCGCGCCGAGGAAGAGCGCGTGCAGAGCTGGATCACCCGCCTGAAGGAAGCACTGGGCGATGGCAGTTTCCGCCTGCACTACCAGCCCGTGGTCAGCCTGCAGGGCGAGCCCGGCGAAGTGTACGAAGCACTGCTGCGCCTGGAATCCAACGGCGAACTGGTCGCGCCGCAGTCGTTCATCGGCATCGCCGAGGAACACGGCCTGCTGGACGCGATCGACCGCTGGGTGGTGAACCGCGCCATCGAAGTGCTCGCCGAACGCAAGCGCGCCGGTCACGACACGCGGCTGGTGGTGAAGGTCAGCCCGGCCTCGTTTGCCGACAACCGCCTGCTGCAGCTGATCGCGCAGCAGCTGGCGGCGCTGGACGTACCCGGCGAGCGCCTGTGGCTGCAGACGCCGGAGGCCAAGGTGTTCACCCACCTGCGGCAGGCGCAGGCCTTCCAGTCCGGCGCGGCCAAGCTCGGCTGCCGGGTAGGCCTGGAGCACTTCGGTGCGGGCCTGGACTCGTTCCAGCTGCTGTCGCACTTCGAACCGACCTTCCTCAAGATCGACCGCGTCTTCAGCGAGGAACTGGGCAAGACCCCGGAACACCAGCAGAAGATCCGCGAGATCACCGAACGCGCGCAGGCGCTGGGCATCATGACGGTGGCCGAACACGTGCAGGACGCGGCGACCATGGCGTTCCTGTTCACCTCCGGCGTGGACTACGTGGAAGGCAACTTCCTGGCTGCGCCCGGCCCGGCGATGAGCTACGACTTCAGCTGATCCGGCTGCTCCCTCCCCTCGCCTGCAGGGGAGGAAACAAGAAACCCGCCGGAAGGCGGGTTTCTCGTTCAAGACGGTTGGTTCGCATGGTAGCGCTCAGGCAAACGTGCCCTGCTGCGCGCGCAGCGTGGCGATGCGTTCTTCCAGCGGCGGATGGCTCAGGAACAGCTTCTTCAGGCCATGGCCGATGCCGCCGGCGATGCCGAAGGCTTCCACCTGCGCCGGCAGCGTGCTCGGGCGATGCTGCTGCGACAGGCGCTCCAGCGCGGCGATCATCTTCTGCCGGCCCGCCAGCGTGGCGCCACCATGGTCGGCGCGGAACTCGCGACGGCGCGAGAACCACATCGCGATCATCGTGGCGAACAGGCCGAACACCAGTTCCAGCACCATCACGATGATGTAGTAGGCGAAACCACGGCCCTCGCCTTCGCGATTGCCGGACAGGAAACCGTCCACGATGCCGCCGACCACGCGGGCCAGCACGATGACGAAGGTGTTCAGCACGCCCTGCAGCAGCGCCATGGTGACCATGTCGCCGTTGGCGACGTGACTGACCTCGTGGGCCAGCACGGCCTCGGCCTCGTCCTGGTTCATCGCACGCAGCAGGCCGGTGGACACCGCCACCAGCGCATTGTTGCGGTTGGCGCCGGTGGCGAAGGCGTTGATCTCCGGGGCGTCGTAGATGGCGACCTCCGGCATGCCGATGCCGGCCGCCTGCGCCTGCCGCTGCACGGTGGCCACCAGCCATCGTTCGGCGTCATTGCGCGGCTGGGTGATGACCTGCGCGCCGGTCGCGCGCTTGGCCATCCACTTGGACGTCAGCAGGGAAATCAGCGAGCCACCGAAGCCGAACACGGCCGCCATCACCAGCAGGCCGCCCATCTGGCTGGAATTGACGCCAAGCAACGACATGACGATACCCGCCAGCACCATCACGGCCAGGTTGGTGGCGAGGAACAGGGCGATGCGAGTGAACACGGGGATTCTCCGACGAACATTGGGGGAAGGACGTTGCAGCAGAACTGCGGTTGCGGCCGCTAGAATTCAAGGCGATCGCTGACCTGCATTCAGCTTCCCCCTTTGCTGACGAATGACCGGACCCGTCCCCTACCGCGGCCGCTTTGCGCCCTCACCCACCGGACGCCTGCATTTCGGCTCGCTGGTGGCGGCGCTGGGCAGCTGGCTGCTGGCGCGGCATCACCGCGGCGAGTGGCTGGTGCGGGTGGAAGACCTCGATCCGCCACGCGAAGTGGCGGGCGCCGCGCACGCGCAACTGGAAACCCTGGGCGCATTCGGCATGGTCTCCGATGGCCCGGTGCTGTGGCAGAGCCGGCGGCACGCGGCCTACCAGCAGGCCGTGGACCAGCTGCTCGACGGCGGCGCCGCGTTCTTCTGCCGCTGCAGCCGTTCCGACCTGGCGGCCGTGGACGGCATCCATCGGCGCTGCGTCGCCTCCGACAGCCGCCGCCTGCCCGCCATCCGGCTGCGGGTGGACGACGCGGCGCAGGTCGCGTTCGACGATGGCCTGCAAGGCCGCATCGTGCAGGACGTCGCCCGCGAGGTGGGCGATGTGGTGCTCCGCCGCGCGGATGGCTACTGGGCCTATCAGCTGGCCGTGGTGGTCGATGACCATGCGCAGGGCATCACCGACGTCGTGCGCGGCGCCGACCTGCTGGACTCCACGCCCCGGCAGATCCTGCTGCAGCAGGCACTCGGCCTGCCGACGCCCCGCTACCTGCACCTGCCGCTGATCGTGGATGCGCAGGGACAGAAACTGTCCAAGTCGATGGCCGCGCTGCCGGTCGACGACGATGCGCCGCTGTCCGCGCTGGCCGCGGCCTGGCAGGTGTTGGGACAGCGGCCCGGGGCGGTCGCCGGCCTCTCTTCCGTGTCGGGCTGGATGGCCGCCGCTTCGGCGAATTTCCAGCCGGAAACCCTGCCCAAAGTGACTTCCACGACTTTCGCTGCATTGCACAACACCGCTGTCGCACGCGCTGTCTAGAATCGGTTGGCCGTCGGCTTGGGCGGTATCCGGAGAATCATTGACATGACATCGCGCGTCGTCCTGGTCACCGGTGGCACCGGGGGTATCGGTACCGCCATCTGCAAGAAGCTGGCGGACATGGGCCACAAGGTCGCCACCAATTACCGCAACGAAGAAAAGGCCCGTGCCTGGCAGGCGCAGATGAAGACCGACGGCTACGACATCGCACTGGTCAAGGGCGACGTGACCTCGCCCGACGAAGCCGACGCCATGGTGAAGGAAGTCGAACGCACCCTGGGCCCGGTCGAAGTGCTGATCAACAACGCCGGCATCACGCGCGACGGCACCTTCCACAAGATGAGCGCCACGCAGTGGGGCGACGTCATCAACACCAACCTCAACTCGGTGTTCAACGTCACCCGCCCCGTCATCGACGGCATGCGCGAGCGCAAGTGGGGCCGCATCATCCAGATCAGTTCGATCAACGGCCTGAAGGGCCAGTACGGCCAGGCCAACTACGCCGCCGCCAAGGCCGGCATGCACGGCTTCACGATTTCGCTGGCGCGCGAGAACGCCAAGCTCGGCATCACCGTCAACACGGTCTCGCCCGGATACGTGGCCACCGACATGGTGATGGCGGTGCCGGAGGAAGTGCGCGCCAAGATCGCCGCCGACATCCCCACCGGCCGCCTGGGCAAGCCGGAAGAGATCGCCTACGCCGTCGCCTTCCTGGTCGACGAGCAGGCCGCGTGGATCACCGGGTCCAACCTGGACATCAACGGCGGCCACCACATGGGCTGGTAAAGCCATCCCGACGCGAGATGGAGTGACGGCAAGCCCCGCTTCCCGTCGCTCACATTCCAGCTCGCTGGCGTGCCTGCCCCACACTGCAACACCTGTCCTGCTTCCTGAACAGGGAGCCCCTGCCGTCCGCCAGTTGCAAGGGCTGTTGCGCTGCGTCATGCTGGCCCAATACGTGTTTAGAGTGAATGCTCAATGGCTGCGATCCGCATCATCAAGAAGTACCCCAACCGCCGTCTCTACGACACGGAGATCTCCAGCTACATCACCATTGAAGACGTCCGCCAGCTGATCGTCGACGGCGAGGATTTCGAGGTACGCGACGCCAAGAGCGGCGACGACCTGACCCGCACCGTACTGCTGCAGATCATCAGCGAACAGGAACAGGACGGCGAACCCGTGCTGTCCACGCAGCTGCTCAGCCAGATCATCCGTTTCTACGGCGACTCGCTGCAGGGCTTCATGGGCAATTACCTCGAGCGCAGCATGCAGCTGTTCATGGAGCAGCAGCAGCAGTTCCGCAGCCAGATGGGCAGCCTGCTGGGCCAGACCCCGTGGACCATGATGAACCAGCTGACCGAGCGCAACATGGAGCTGTGGCAGGAATTCCAGCGCAACCTGACCGGTGGCATGGGCCGCCCCACCACGGTCAAGCCCAAGGAAACCCCGCGCGAAACGCCGAAGACGCGCGCGCGCTGAACCCTCTCGTAGTGAAACCCGGCCCGCGCCCCGTAGCGCGGGCCTTTTTTTGACCCGCGTTCCGGCGCGCGAAGCAGCAAGGGATTCCCACATGACACAACGCATTGCCGTGGTGACCGGCGGACTGGGCGGGCTGGGCACGGAGATCTGCAAGGCCCTGGCCCTCGGCGGCCGCCGCGTCATCGCCGCCGACCTGCCGCCCAGCGCGGAACGCCTGGCCGCGTTCCAGCAGCACACCGATGGCCTGGACGTGCATTTCGCCGCCGCCGACGTCGGCGACTTCGACGCCTGCGCCGCGCTCGTGCAGGCGGTGCACGACCAGCACGGCGCCGTGGACATCCTGGTCAACAACGCCGGCATCACCCGCGACGCCACGCTGCGCAAGATGGAAAAAGCGCAGTGGGACGCGGTGCTGGGGGTGAACCTGGACAGCGTGTTCAACCTCTGCCGCCACGTGGTGGACGGCATGCAGGCGCGCGGCTTCGGGCGCGTGGTGAACATCAGTTCGGTCAGCGGCCAGACCGGCAACTTCGGCCAGACCAACTACGCCGCGGCCAAGGCCGGCCTGCACGGCTTCACCATGGCGCTGGCGCGGGAAGTGGCCAGCAAGGGCGTCACCGTCAACAGCGTCTCGCCCGGCTACGTGGAAACCCCGATGACCCAGGCCATGCCCAGCGACGTGCGCGCGCGCACCGTCGCCTCGGTGCCGGTGGGCCGCATCGGCCAGCCCGGCGACATCGCCCGCGCGGTGGCCTTCCTGTCCGCGGACGATGCCGGCTACATCACCGGCGCCAACCTGCCGGTCAATGGCGGGCTGTTCATGAGCTTCTGACCGGGCGGCGTGTCCGCCCTGCTTCCACCCACGCGAATCCGTACGCAATCTCCCCGAGGAATCACCATGAAACTGACCCCTCCCACCTTCGGCGTCTGGCTCATCGCCCTGCTGCTGGGCAGCGGCGGCATCGCCGCGAAGTTCGGCTACGTGCCGGTGCTGGCCCCGCACGCGTTCTGGCTGGTGGTGGCCGGGTTCGTGCTGCTGATCGCGGCGACGGTCTTCAGCAAACTCTGAGACCCCTGCGCTTGTCCGTGCGTGGCCAAGGCGATAACGTCGCCGGGCCACGCCACGTGGCGCGCCGGAGGGCAACGCATGCGCGGTTCCCGTTCGTTCGTTCTTCTGCTGATCGTGGTCCTGCCGGGTCTGGGGGGTTGCACCACGTCCGCTTCCGCGAGGCATGACGGCCCGCGCTGCGTGGAGGTAGGCTGCACCGAGAAGATCCCGCTCGCTGCCGCAGGCCCCGGCTCCAGCGTGGTGCTCGTCCAGTGCGAGGGGACCGTGCGGACGACGCGCCGTTACCAGCTCGACGCAGGTCGATGGACACTGCAGATGTACGAAACTGGCGCTTCCGAGCACTGCCCGACACCGGCGTCGGCGCGCTGACCGGCCGCCGGCCTTCGGGAGACCGTCATGGAGCTGGTTGCCTATCTGGTGAGCGCCCTGTGGGATGCGCCGCGGCTGGTCGTGCCACCCCTGCTCGGCATCGGCGCCGGCATTGCCCTTTATTTCATGACCGGCAGGGAGCCCTCGTCCGCCGCGATGGCCCTCGGCTGCATCCTGCTCGGCCTGGTTATCGGCTTCGTGCTGGAATACCTGCGCGAACCGCCGCGCGATACGGACTGACCACTACTCCATCTCGAAACGCTCGAACGCGATCTCCAGCGTTTCGAACAGCGTCTCCGCCACCGCCGCATCCATCGGCGAGGTGCGATATGCCGCCGGACGCGCCCGCAGGAAGCGCCAGCGCAGCACCGCACTGCCCTGCTCGTCCAGCAGCGTCACGCTGATGTCGCGTCGCGCATCCCCGCCGTCGCGCGCTTCGCTCCACCACTGGTACCACGACAGCGAACCGGTCACGCCACGGCGCAGCACCAGATCGTCGTAGTGCGTCAGCGTCGAAAGCTTCATCGATTCGCTGGCCTTGTCGTTGCCGTTGCGGTACTCGTTGAGCTGCAGGCGCGCCTCGGGGAACACCACCTCGGCTACCCCACTGCCGGGGCCGTCGTCACCCGTGCCGAGGTCGACGAGGAAGTTCATGCCGGGATAGGGACGTTCGCGCAGCTGGGCCATGGCAGGGTCCGTGTGGGAAGGGAATCAAGGCAGCGGATGCCGCCGATTTCCTCTTCCAACGCTCGCCGGGGTCATTGGCGGTCAGCGGACAGGCATCCGGCTGCAATGACGGCGCTGCAACACCCTGCCGCAGGGCGCAGATACCCTTCGATGGCTTTCGCAATGCCATCCCATCGCACTCCGAGAGCCATCTGCAAGGCTCAATGTGAGAAGTGCGGCGATCTGAACCCCATCGATGGGTTTCCGAATGCCATCCCATGGCTTTCCGAAAGCGATCTGCCAGGCTCAGTGTGAGAAGCACGGGGCTTGGAGCCCCATCAATGGGTTTCCGAATGCCATCCGCTCGCCTTCCGGAAGCCATCTGCAAGGCTCGATGTGAGAAGCACGGCACCGGGGAGCCCCATCGATGGCATTCGGAATGCCATCCGCGCCGCGCCGTGCAGCGTCGCATCGCGCCGGCAAGCAAGACGCACCGGGAGGCATCCCACCCGTGCAGCCCCGGGTGCGGCTTGCGGCCTTACCCGGGCTACGGGGACGCTGTCACGGCGTTGAGGACGCCTGCCCGATCCACAAGCGGTTGCCGTCCGGATCATCGATACGGAACTCGCGCATGCCGTAGAACGTGGTGTCCAGGTCGGGCGCGTCCAGGCCGTTCGCACGCGCCCGTGCATGGAAGGCCTCGAGGTCGTCGGGGTACAGGTACAGCACCGCGACACGCGGCGCATCGCTGGCCGCGTTGATCGACTGGTCCAGCATCACCCGGCAGTCACCCCAGCGCAGCTTCGCCCAGCCCCAGTCGTCGCGCCTGTCTTCCACCGCGAAGCCCAGCTGTTCGTAGAACGCGATCGCCCGCGGCAGGTGGCGGACGGGTTGCATGGGGATGATGTGGGACATGGACAACGACTCCGGGATGCGGCGGTGATCGTGCGAGGGAGATCTCGGCACGAAAGGAAAGTGTCTCCTACGAGTTTGCGATCATCTTCCAAAGGCACCTGGCGCCAACCAGGCCGCATAGCGAAGCGGCATCGTTGAATCGTTCACGGCCACCCGCCCGCGCGCTCAGCGCGCACCGGCCCGCTTGCGCAGATGCTCCGCCAGTCCGCCCAGCTGTTGTCCCTGCACCTTGTCCACGACCGGTGCGAATTTGCCCAGATCGTCCGGCGTGTAACCGCCGGCGCGGTACCACAGGGTGATGCGGGTGCCGTTGTTCTCTTCGACGAAGCGCCATTCCAGCGCACCATCCAGGCCCATGCCCTGCAGCGGGCCCAGGCCACCGGTCATGCGCAGCAGTTTGCCGGGGTCCACGAAGGTCACCGTCATGTGCCAGGCCTGCTGCGCGCCGTTGATCTCGCAGAAGCAGCCGCCGGCCTTGTCGCTGATGGAAAGCTTCGAGGCATCGCCCCACCAGCTGTGGTCGGCGGGCCACCACTGGCCCACGTCCTTCACCAGCGAGGCGTAGGCGGTCTGCGCGTCCACCGGCACCCATTGCGTATTCTCCAGGGTGAAGCCGTTGGGCTTCATGTCCTTGATCTCGGCCTGCGCGTGCGGCGCCAGCGCCATCGCGATGACCAGCAGGGGCAGGACCAGCGCCTTCATGGCGCACCCGGCTCGGTGCAGAACTTCTGGCGGTACGCCATCGCCTTGGGCATCAGCGCGGTCAGGTTCTGGATGCGGGTGCCCGGATTGGGATGCGTGGAAGAGAATTCCGGCGGTGCCTGCCCGCCGCTGGCTTCGCCCATGCGCTGCCACAGCGGCACGGCTTCCTGCGGATTGAAGCAGGCGGCCGCCGCCAGCATCAGGCCGACTTCATCGGCCTGCGTCTCGTGCGAACGCGCGTACGGCAGCAGGTAGCCGTAACCCATCGCGGCCATCACCATCTGTTGCTGCTGCGGGTCCATGCCGCTCATCGCGCCGGCCATCTGGCCGATCTGGGTGAGCTTCTGCTGCGACATGCGCTGCGCGCCATGGCGCAGCAATGCGTGGGCGATCTCGTGCCCCATCACCACCGCCACCGCATCGGCGTTCTGCGCGACCGGGATCAGGCCGGTGTAGACGG includes the following:
- the htpX gene encoding protease HtpX, which gives rise to MFTRIALFLATNLAVMVLAGIVMSLLGVNSSQMGGLLVMAAVFGFGGSLISLLTSKWMAKRATGAQVITQPRNDAERWLVATVQRQAQAAGIGMPEVAIYDAPEINAFATGANRNNALVAVSTGLLRAMNQDEAEAVLAHEVSHVANGDMVTMALLQGVLNTFVIVLARVVGGIVDGFLSGNREGEGRGFAYYIIVMVLELVFGLFATMIAMWFSRRREFRADHGGATLAGRQKMIAALERLSQQHRPSTLPAQVEAFGIAGGIGHGLKKLFLSHPPLEERIATLRAQQGTFA
- the gluQRS gene encoding tRNA glutamyl-Q(34) synthetase GluQRS; translated protein: MTGPVPYRGRFAPSPTGRLHFGSLVAALGSWLLARHHRGEWLVRVEDLDPPREVAGAAHAQLETLGAFGMVSDGPVLWQSRRHAAYQQAVDQLLDGGAAFFCRCSRSDLAAVDGIHRRCVASDSRRLPAIRLRVDDAAQVAFDDGLQGRIVQDVAREVGDVVLRRADGYWAYQLAVVVDDHAQGITDVVRGADLLDSTPRQILLQQALGLPTPRYLHLPLIVDAQGQKLSKSMAALPVDDDAPLSALAAAWQVLGQRPGAVAGLSSVSGWMAAASANFQPETLPKVTSTTFAALHNTAVARAV
- the phbB gene encoding acetoacetyl-CoA reductase; amino-acid sequence: MTSRVVLVTGGTGGIGTAICKKLADMGHKVATNYRNEEKARAWQAQMKTDGYDIALVKGDVTSPDEADAMVKEVERTLGPVEVLINNAGITRDGTFHKMSATQWGDVINTNLNSVFNVTRPVIDGMRERKWGRIIQISSINGLKGQYGQANYAAAKAGMHGFTISLARENAKLGITVNTVSPGYVATDMVMAVPEEVRAKIAADIPTGRLGKPEEIAYAVAFLVDEQAAWITGSNLDINGGHHMGW
- the phaR gene encoding polyhydroxyalkanoate synthesis repressor PhaR — encoded protein: MAAIRIIKKYPNRRLYDTEISSYITIEDVRQLIVDGEDFEVRDAKSGDDLTRTVLLQIISEQEQDGEPVLSTQLLSQIIRFYGDSLQGFMGNYLERSMQLFMEQQQQFRSQMGSLLGQTPWTMMNQLTERNMELWQEFQRNLTGGMGRPTTVKPKETPRETPKTRAR
- the phbB gene encoding acetoacetyl-CoA reductase; protein product: MTQRIAVVTGGLGGLGTEICKALALGGRRVIAADLPPSAERLAAFQQHTDGLDVHFAAADVGDFDACAALVQAVHDQHGAVDILVNNAGITRDATLRKMEKAQWDAVLGVNLDSVFNLCRHVVDGMQARGFGRVVNISSVSGQTGNFGQTNYAAAKAGLHGFTMALAREVASKGVTVNSVSPGYVETPMTQAMPSDVRARTVASVPVGRIGQPGDIARAVAFLSADDAGYITGANLPVNGGLFMSF
- a CDS encoding phage tail protein; the encoded protein is MAQLRERPYPGMNFLVDLGTGDDGPGSGVAEVVFPEARLQLNEYRNGNDKASESMKLSTLTHYDDLVLRRGVTGSLSWYQWWSEARDGGDARRDISVTLLDEQGSAVLRWRFLRARPAAYRTSPMDAAVAETLFETLEIAFERFEME
- a CDS encoding VOC family protein, with the protein product MSHIIPMQPVRHLPRAIAFYEQLGFAVEDRRDDWGWAKLRWGDCRVMLDQSINAASDAPRVAVLYLYPDDLEAFHARARANGLDAPDLDTTFYGMREFRIDDPDGNRLWIGQASSTP
- a CDS encoding SRPBCC domain-containing protein, encoding MKALVLPLLVIAMALAPHAQAEIKDMKPNGFTLENTQWVPVDAQTAYASLVKDVGQWWPADHSWWGDASKLSISDKAGGCFCEINGAQQAWHMTVTFVDPGKLLRMTGGLGPLQGMGLDGALEWRFVEENNGTRITLWYRAGGYTPDDLGKFAPVVDKVQGQQLGGLAEHLRKRAGAR